A stretch of Lewinella sp. 4G2 DNA encodes these proteins:
- a CDS encoding SusD/RagB family nutrient-binding outer membrane lipoprotein: MKKILYAALLSSAALFTGCESVVDDLNVNPNEFTEVPAQLLFNQTVLNTAAIAEAEPARIAGMWSDQFAGTDRQYIVQDRFEVNPAIFDEIWGDLYQQGISQAQLAQESATASGQNAIANYASLLEGYYAAEAALMFGDVPFNEVNDLEIADPAYDDQESVLSAAINLIQTATGGTGAGNSVSTANEVYTGTATWGEFGNALLARYYLAQGDYPSALTAARAADFEDTSDDVSIIHTTTNFQENLFFQFEAEQRTDYLTFGNVGTVQSTLFNILSDTTAMSRGDDDTDDAARLALLSSGPAGGFYRLNVLPGGFFAADASFPVIGYPEVQLIIAEAAARTGDDDAAIAALNKARNYWDTLTGTDSYSDLDDDDFDNDDDLLEAILVEKFVSVFGLPTFYDIIRTDNLIGADMDTRNTPAQRFLYPSTEESSNSNFPGTKDLDTPTAVFN, encoded by the coding sequence ATGAAAAAGATTCTATACGCGGCGCTGCTTTCTTCCGCCGCTCTATTTACAGGGTGTGAGAGCGTCGTTGACGATCTCAACGTGAACCCCAATGAGTTTACCGAGGTCCCCGCTCAACTACTCTTCAATCAAACTGTACTTAACACCGCTGCCATCGCTGAAGCCGAGCCGGCACGAATTGCGGGTATGTGGTCCGATCAGTTCGCTGGTACTGACCGCCAGTACATCGTACAGGACCGCTTCGAAGTGAACCCCGCCATCTTTGACGAGATCTGGGGCGATCTTTATCAGCAGGGTATTTCTCAGGCTCAGCTGGCTCAGGAAAGTGCTACGGCATCCGGGCAGAACGCCATCGCGAACTATGCCTCTTTGCTCGAGGGCTACTATGCCGCTGAAGCCGCACTAATGTTTGGTGATGTTCCTTTCAATGAAGTGAACGACCTTGAAATTGCTGACCCTGCTTATGATGATCAGGAATCCGTGTTGAGCGCTGCGATTAACCTGATCCAGACGGCTACCGGTGGTACGGGTGCAGGTAATTCTGTTTCCACTGCTAATGAAGTGTATACGGGCACCGCTACCTGGGGTGAATTCGGTAATGCACTGCTTGCACGTTATTACCTCGCTCAGGGTGATTATCCCAGCGCCCTCACTGCCGCGCGCGCCGCTGACTTTGAGGATACTTCTGACGACGTTTCAATCATTCATACGACGACTAACTTCCAGGAAAATCTCTTTTTCCAGTTCGAGGCCGAGCAGCGGACGGATTACCTCACCTTCGGTAACGTAGGTACGGTACAGAGTACTCTTTTCAATATCCTTTCGGATACGACGGCGATGAGCCGTGGTGATGATGATACGGATGATGCCGCACGCCTGGCTCTGCTATCTTCCGGTCCCGCGGGTGGTTTCTACCGCCTTAATGTATTGCCCGGTGGTTTCTTCGCCGCTGACGCTAGCTTTCCGGTAATCGGTTACCCCGAAGTACAACTCATTATTGCTGAAGCCGCGGCTCGTACGGGTGATGACGATGCAGCCATTGCTGCACTCAACAAGGCACGTAACTACTGGGATACCTTAACGGGTACGGATTCCTACAGCGATTTGGACGACGATGATTTCGACAATGATGATGACCTCCTTGAAGCCATCCTCGTGGAAAAATTCGTCTCTGTATTCGGCCTGCCAACGTTTTACGATATTATTCGCACGGACAACCTGATCGGTGCTGATATGGATACACGTAACACGCCGGCCCAGCGCTTTCTTTACCCTTCTACCGAGGAGTCTTCCAACAGCAACTTCCCAGGTACGAAGGATCTTGATACTCCGACCGCCGTATTCAATTAA
- a CDS encoding SusC/RagA family TonB-linked outer membrane protein: MKRFSLLIAAVCLSFSAAFAQTITGTIYDESGESLIGASVLVRGTTSGTVSDIDGKFSLAVPANAETLVVSYTGFSTQTVPIVAGKTDYVITLAENAAQLGEVVVTALGIERRRDEDLSSATLIKSDVLQRSGETGVVQGLAGKTSGINITRNSGDPGAGAYIQIRGQNTILGDASPLIILDGVPISNSNIGGGTAGVVQQSRLNDINPQDIESITVLKGASAAAVYGTGAANGVLVINTKRGRTGGKKFSVNAGVSYGLDNVNREYEKQDQFGQGFPNTFNGSDFDTYGYWVPNTSLSWGDRIADRSGTDVIDDAGATFTGDQTGTVYGTITDKGDQTIYNETNRDQVFQTGNTVDMNVSVNFRGDNSRTYVSFSNLAQEGLLRGNSDYNRSTIRINQDFDLTNKVNIRVNSSYSGVESNRVQTGSNLAGLYLGYLRTSPDFDNTDYSGTYTGTDGLTRPGHRGYRRYLGESAPVYNNPGWTINRQVNPSEVDRFLVAPEVNYQILPNLKFTARYGLDYYTDERRTVFPVNSAGDFSQGGLFRDEITEKTQNLFLILNGNSDITDGFNLDYTFGYNYFDNDYQRLSGSATNLLVPSDEFNLGNAIAANNGSSQFLSRNRKNGVFGVLNSTIGDRLLIELSGRLERTASLPDELFFYPSASLGYKLVDDDTKGLSFAKLRASYGQVGIEPPLYVNRSTFVSTTPGSGGWGDVLDGLNYGGSYARSSIQGNPNLTVERVKEFEIGGDFRFFQDRLSLGATYYNRVTEDALLDIEAPPSTGFATIYRNAAEITNEGIEIDFGYRLFADADKSLRIFGNVSHNENIVTKLPDVSRKILNGFTSTSSALVEGETFGAIYGGTYARNDDGTLALNENGFPFNAPQGVIGDPNPDWRGGLGSEFTFKGLSLSVLFETAQGQDMWNGTYGVLHFFGIAPETANISTAPEDIVNALGETVPAGTQFRGNVIDFGGGPVAADAEWYLGNGGGFGEIDEQFVQDASWTRLREVTLSYALPSTLLDGVGLSNVSVGVTGRNLILWSPFIGADPDTNLTGASRGRGLNYFNNPGSRSVLFNLKFGF; encoded by the coding sequence ATGAAGAGATTTTCACTCTTGATTGCCGCTGTCTGCCTGAGTTTCTCGGCGGCCTTCGCGCAAACAATCACTGGCACCATCTACGATGAGTCCGGTGAAAGCCTGATCGGGGCTTCGGTCCTGGTCCGCGGTACCACCTCGGGTACCGTCAGCGACATTGACGGCAAGTTCTCCCTGGCCGTCCCCGCCAACGCCGAGACCCTCGTGGTTTCCTACACCGGCTTCTCCACGCAAACCGTGCCCATTGTAGCGGGCAAGACGGATTACGTCATCACCCTGGCAGAAAATGCCGCTCAGTTGGGTGAGGTCGTCGTTACCGCGCTCGGTATTGAGCGCCGCCGTGATGAGGATCTTTCCTCCGCCACCCTGATCAAATCCGACGTGCTCCAACGCTCCGGTGAAACGGGTGTTGTACAGGGCCTGGCCGGTAAGACTTCCGGCATTAACATTACCCGTAACTCTGGTGACCCAGGTGCGGGTGCCTACATCCAGATCCGTGGCCAGAACACCATCCTTGGTGACGCTTCGCCGCTGATCATTCTGGACGGGGTGCCGATCTCTAACTCTAACATCGGTGGTGGTACCGCCGGCGTTGTACAGCAGAGCCGCCTCAACGACATCAACCCACAGGATATCGAGAGCATCACCGTACTCAAAGGTGCTTCCGCCGCCGCTGTATACGGTACGGGCGCCGCTAACGGGGTACTCGTCATCAACACCAAGCGTGGCCGTACGGGTGGTAAGAAATTCAGCGTTAACGCCGGTGTTTCTTACGGTCTTGACAACGTTAACCGCGAGTACGAGAAGCAGGACCAATTTGGCCAGGGCTTCCCGAATACCTTTAACGGTTCCGACTTTGACACCTACGGTTACTGGGTTCCTAATACCTCTCTCAGCTGGGGTGACCGCATTGCCGACCGTAGTGGTACGGACGTCATCGACGACGCCGGCGCCACCTTCACGGGTGACCAGACCGGTACCGTCTACGGTACCATCACGGACAAGGGTGACCAAACCATTTACAATGAAACCAACCGCGACCAGGTATTCCAGACGGGTAACACCGTGGATATGAACGTGAGCGTAAACTTCCGTGGTGACAATAGCCGCACCTACGTCAGCTTTTCCAACCTGGCACAGGAAGGTCTCCTTCGCGGTAACTCCGACTACAACCGGAGCACCATCCGAATCAACCAGGACTTTGACCTGACGAACAAGGTCAACATCCGTGTGAACAGTAGCTACTCTGGCGTAGAATCCAATCGCGTACAGACCGGTTCCAACCTCGCTGGCCTTTACCTGGGTTACCTCCGTACTTCTCCTGATTTTGATAACACGGATTACTCCGGAACCTACACCGGTACGGATGGTCTGACGCGCCCTGGCCACCGTGGTTACCGCCGTTACCTCGGTGAGAGCGCCCCCGTTTACAACAACCCGGGTTGGACGATCAACCGCCAGGTAAACCCCTCCGAAGTAGATCGTTTCCTGGTCGCTCCTGAGGTCAACTACCAGATCCTCCCTAACCTCAAGTTTACCGCTCGCTACGGTTTGGATTACTACACGGACGAGCGCCGGACGGTATTTCCCGTCAACTCCGCTGGTGACTTCAGCCAGGGTGGCCTTTTCCGTGATGAGATCACCGAGAAGACTCAGAACCTCTTCCTGATCCTGAACGGTAACAGCGATATTACTGACGGTTTTAACCTGGACTACACCTTTGGTTACAACTACTTCGACAATGATTACCAGCGCCTCTCCGGTTCTGCGACCAACCTCCTGGTCCCTTCCGATGAGTTTAACCTGGGCAACGCCATCGCGGCAAACAACGGTTCTTCACAGTTCCTGAGCCGCAACCGTAAGAACGGTGTCTTCGGTGTCCTGAACAGTACCATCGGCGATCGCCTGCTGATTGAGTTGAGTGGCCGTTTGGAGCGTACCGCTTCCCTGCCCGACGAGTTGTTCTTCTACCCCAGTGCCAGCCTCGGTTACAAACTCGTGGACGACGATACAAAAGGTCTCAGCTTTGCTAAGCTGCGCGCCAGCTACGGCCAAGTAGGTATCGAGCCGCCACTATACGTAAACCGTTCTACCTTCGTTTCCACGACTCCCGGTTCCGGTGGTTGGGGTGACGTGCTTGATGGCCTCAACTACGGTGGTTCCTACGCCCGTAGCTCCATTCAGGGTAACCCTAACCTCACGGTTGAGCGCGTAAAGGAATTCGAAATTGGTGGTGACTTCCGCTTCTTCCAGGACCGTTTGAGCTTGGGTGCAACCTACTACAATCGCGTGACGGAGGATGCTCTCCTTGATATTGAAGCCCCACCGAGCACCGGTTTCGCTACAATCTACCGGAACGCTGCCGAGATCACGAACGAAGGCATCGAGATCGATTTTGGCTACCGTCTGTTTGCTGATGCTGACAAGAGCCTTCGCATCTTCGGTAACGTAAGCCACAACGAGAATATCGTGACCAAGCTTCCGGACGTTAGCCGTAAAATCCTTAATGGATTTACCTCTACTTCTTCCGCCCTTGTGGAAGGCGAAACTTTCGGAGCCATCTACGGTGGTACTTACGCCCGGAATGACGACGGCACCCTTGCCTTGAATGAGAACGGTTTCCCTTTCAATGCCCCTCAGGGAGTAATCGGTGATCCAAACCCCGATTGGCGTGGTGGCCTCGGTTCTGAATTTACGTTCAAAGGCCTCTCGTTGAGCGTTCTTTTCGAAACGGCTCAGGGTCAGGACATGTGGAACGGAACCTACGGTGTTCTTCACTTTTTCGGTATTGCCCCGGAAACAGCTAACATTTCAACTGCTCCGGAGGATATCGTTAACGCCCTCGGTGAGACTGTACCCGCTGGTACGCAGTTCCGTGGAAACGTCATCGATTTCGGTGGTGGCCCCGTAGCGGCTGACGCTGAGTGGTACCTCGGTAACGGTGGTGGTTTCGGTGAGATCGACGAGCAGTTCGTTCAGGACGCATCCTGGACGCGCCTCCGTGAAGTTACCCTGAGCTACGCCCTGCCTTCCACGCTGTTGGATGGAGTTGGCCTTAGCAACGTAAGCGTTGGTGTGACCGGTCGTAACCTGATCTTGTGGAGCCCCTTCATTGGTGCTGACCCCGATACGAACCTCACTGGTGCTTCCCGTGGCCGTGGTTTGAACTACTTCAACAACCCCGGTAGCCGCTCCGTATTGTTCAACCTTAAGTTTGGTTTCTAG
- a CDS encoding bile acid:sodium symporter family protein, with translation MIDVLIGVILALIMFGIGLSLRPAHFRALARHPRVVFLGLFLQLCLLPLTAFAVATLLRLPPEFAAGVVILSACPGGLTSNFVSYLLKADTALAVSLTICNTSLSLITIPLIVNLGLRTFNSGGTVDHLPVLPTAATIFLVVLVPVLLGMFYRSKREQGGQRLQQNLRWISVVLLAVLFALKLFAPADVGGSELSLRDVQIILPASVLINIMALLSGRIFGKWFGFGRNAQLTLGVEAGIQNTSLAFMITSTLLMNEEMLKPALVYAMFTFFTALAYGTLLKPGAWRNLLKSRPE, from the coding sequence ATGATCGACGTACTAATCGGGGTGATCCTGGCGTTGATCATGTTTGGGATTGGCCTTAGCCTCCGGCCGGCCCACTTTCGGGCGCTGGCCCGCCATCCGCGGGTGGTCTTCTTAGGTTTGTTTTTACAGCTCTGTCTGTTGCCGCTTACAGCGTTTGCCGTGGCGACTTTATTGCGGCTGCCACCGGAATTCGCCGCGGGTGTCGTCATCCTGTCAGCCTGCCCCGGAGGTCTGACGAGCAACTTCGTCAGCTATCTCCTCAAAGCCGATACCGCGCTGGCCGTTAGCCTGACGATCTGCAATACTTCCCTCTCCCTCATCACCATTCCGCTCATCGTGAATCTGGGTTTACGGACCTTTAATTCCGGTGGCACCGTCGATCACCTCCCCGTATTGCCAACGGCGGCGACCATCTTTTTGGTGGTGCTCGTCCCGGTACTATTGGGGATGTTCTACCGCAGCAAGCGCGAACAAGGTGGCCAGCGGTTACAACAAAACTTGCGGTGGATCAGCGTCGTCCTCCTCGCCGTCCTGTTTGCCCTCAAACTGTTTGCCCCGGCGGATGTGGGGGGGAGCGAACTGAGTTTGCGCGACGTGCAGATCATCCTGCCGGCATCCGTCCTCATCAATATTATGGCCTTATTATCCGGGCGAATCTTTGGTAAGTGGTTCGGCTTTGGCCGCAACGCCCAGCTTACGCTCGGGGTGGAGGCCGGCATTCAGAATACCAGCCTGGCCTTCATGATCACTTCTACCCTGCTGATGAACGAAGAGATGCTCAAACCCGCCCTCGTTTACGCCATGTTCACGTTCTTTACGGCCCTTGCTTACGGCACCCTCCTCAAGCCCGGTGCCTGGCGCAACCTCCTCAAAAGCCGCCCGGAATAA
- a CDS encoding RluA family pseudouridine synthase, translated as MPPPLSILHAGQGYVVINKTAGLTVEAYRDHDTIEARAWAHFQRPGSPKRPFVGIVHRLDRPVSGALLLARNKSTLRRLNEAFAQKKVQKTYTALTQVPLPDERGTLEHYLVKDNLEKRARVVDGPAKGAKLSRLEYELLLKEPDGYRYAVTPITGRYHQIRVQLATAGAPIVGDAKYGSPVPYLTDQIKLHASRLVFPDVDGSPVTVDCPPDW; from the coding sequence ATGCCCCCACCCCTCAGTATTCTGCACGCCGGCCAGGGCTACGTGGTCATCAATAAGACCGCTGGCCTCACCGTGGAGGCTTACCGCGACCACGACACCATCGAAGCCCGGGCCTGGGCACATTTTCAGCGGCCGGGCAGCCCCAAGCGGCCGTTCGTCGGCATCGTTCACCGCCTGGATCGCCCCGTTTCGGGTGCTCTTTTGCTGGCGAGAAATAAATCCACCCTCCGGCGGCTCAACGAGGCATTCGCCCAGAAAAAGGTACAAAAGACCTATACGGCGCTGACGCAGGTGCCATTGCCGGACGAACGGGGCACCCTCGAACACTATCTGGTCAAGGACAACCTGGAGAAGCGCGCCCGAGTAGTGGATGGGCCCGCTAAGGGAGCCAAGTTAAGTCGGTTGGAGTACGAACTGCTATTGAAGGAACCGGACGGATACCGATACGCCGTAACCCCCATCACCGGCCGTTACCACCAGATCCGCGTCCAATTGGCGACGGCCGGGGCGCCGATTGTGGGGGATGCTAAATATGGCTCCCCCGTTCCCTACCTTACCGATCAAATCAAACTCCACGCCAGCCGCTTGGTGTTCCCGGACGTTGATGGTAGCCCCGTCACCGTCGATTGCCCACCGGATTGGTAG
- a CDS encoding chromophore lyase CpcT/CpeT gives MLKTTVLYSSLLCLILLSACTPKASSGVSADPKLAALKEVMTGSFSSATQAKMDETYYDIDLHMQPIWEDKGHYLYVEQAVASAPDEPYRQRVYQLERKGKKLLSKVYELPDPAAVVGGHDNPALFADISPDDLVEREGCTVILKQQRDGTYRGSTKKNACKSSLRGASYATSRVTVSGSFINSWDQGFDADGNQVWGATEGGYMFLKE, from the coding sequence ATGCTAAAAACTACCGTACTCTATAGCAGTCTTCTTTGCCTGATCCTACTTTCCGCCTGTACCCCAAAAGCGAGCTCCGGCGTGAGTGCGGACCCCAAACTAGCCGCCCTCAAGGAAGTGATGACGGGCAGCTTCAGCTCCGCCACCCAGGCGAAGATGGACGAGACTTATTACGATATTGACCTCCACATGCAACCCATTTGGGAGGACAAAGGCCACTACCTCTACGTGGAGCAAGCCGTAGCCAGCGCGCCGGACGAACCCTACCGCCAACGCGTGTACCAACTCGAACGGAAGGGCAAAAAATTACTCAGCAAAGTGTACGAACTACCCGACCCCGCCGCCGTGGTGGGTGGCCACGATAACCCGGCTCTGTTTGCCGACATCAGCCCCGACGACCTCGTGGAACGGGAGGGCTGTACCGTGATCCTGAAGCAGCAACGCGACGGCACTTACCGGGGCAGCACCAAAAAGAATGCGTGCAAAAGCAGCCTCCGTGGAGCTTCCTACGCCACCAGCCGGGTGACGGTAAGCGGTAGCTTCATCAACAGTTGGGACCAGGGTTTCGACGCCGACGGCAACCAGGTTTGGGGCGCTACGGAAGGCGGCTACATGTTCCTCAAGGAATAG
- the rpsO gene encoding 30S ribosomal protein S15: MAVYLAKEKIEEIFAEYAGDAKNTGSTEGQIAFFTYRIQQLSEHLQRHRKDHSSRKALLSLVGQRRRHLAYLQKKDLNGYRALIAKLGIRK; the protein is encoded by the coding sequence ATGGCAGTTTACCTTGCTAAAGAAAAGATCGAAGAGATCTTCGCCGAGTACGCCGGCGACGCGAAAAACACTGGTTCCACCGAGGGCCAGATCGCCTTTTTCACCTACCGCATCCAGCAGCTCAGCGAGCACCTGCAGCGCCACCGCAAAGACCACAGCAGCCGTAAGGCCCTGCTCAGTCTCGTAGGCCAGCGCCGCCGCCACCTTGCTTACCTGCAGAAGAAGGACCTCAACGGTTACCGTGCACTGATCGCCAAACTCGGCATCCGTAAGTAA
- a CDS encoding DUF2279 domain-containing protein, whose protein sequence is MRIHYSTLFACMLALMANCLTAQQTDMVDWTVRDPLAPVATDNWLTPDSTLNKKRFYTSVGIGTTLYGAASYGLYQTWYAEYDRAPFRSFNDWPEWNQMDKAGHAFTAYIFSRYAFAGLRWSGMKRPAARYTALGVANLLQGTIEVMDGHSEEWGFSWSDMGANLTGSLLFTVQDIAWQEQRILMKVSNDLRAHPNVPVTNRSGAVSNLGYISEVRFGSNFFERYLKDYNAQTIWLSGNVRAFAPNTKIPGWLNVAVGYGSENVYGAKGNVWRQNGERFVYSPGRYRQWFLSPDISFTRIPTKKRWVRLVFGALDFIKLPAPALEYSNGSFKGHWLMW, encoded by the coding sequence ATGCGCATCCACTACTCTACCCTGTTTGCCTGTATGTTGGCCTTGATGGCCAACTGCTTGACGGCACAGCAAACAGATATGGTGGACTGGACCGTGCGGGACCCACTTGCCCCGGTGGCCACGGACAACTGGCTCACCCCGGATTCCACCCTCAATAAAAAGCGCTTTTATACATCAGTAGGCATCGGCACCACCCTCTACGGCGCGGCCAGCTACGGGCTCTACCAAACCTGGTACGCGGAGTACGACCGGGCCCCTTTTCGCTCTTTCAACGACTGGCCGGAGTGGAACCAAATGGATAAGGCCGGCCACGCCTTTACGGCCTACATCTTTAGTCGGTACGCCTTCGCGGGCCTGCGGTGGTCCGGCATGAAACGGCCAGCGGCCCGGTATACGGCGCTGGGCGTAGCGAACCTGTTGCAGGGCACCATCGAAGTGATGGACGGCCACTCCGAAGAGTGGGGCTTCAGTTGGTCCGACATGGGCGCCAACCTGACCGGCAGCCTGCTCTTCACGGTGCAGGACATTGCCTGGCAAGAGCAGCGCATCCTGATGAAGGTCTCGAACGACTTGCGTGCCCACCCCAACGTACCGGTTACCAACCGGAGCGGAGCGGTGAGTAATCTGGGGTACATCAGCGAGGTCCGCTTCGGCAGCAACTTTTTCGAGCGCTACCTGAAGGACTATAACGCACAGACCATCTGGCTGAGTGGGAACGTCCGTGCCTTCGCCCCCAACACAAAGATTCCGGGCTGGCTTAACGTAGCGGTCGGGTACGGAAGTGAGAACGTCTACGGCGCTAAAGGGAACGTGTGGCGGCAAAACGGCGAGCGCTTCGTATATAGCCCCGGCCGCTACCGGCAGTGGTTCCTGAGCCCGGATATTTCCTTCACCCGCATCCCAACGAAGAAGCGGTGGGTACGTTTAGTCTTTGGTGCCCTGGACTTCATCAAACTCCCCGCCCCCGCCCTGGAATACAGCAACGGTAGTTTCAAGGGCCACTGGCTGATGTGGTAA
- the dinB gene encoding DNA polymerase IV → MKWKRKANRLPPTSERKIIHVDMDAFFASVEQLDNPELRGKPVAVGGSKMRGVVAAASYEARVYGVRSAMPSITAKRLCPSLIFVKGNFPRYKEVSAQIREIFLSYTDLVEPLSLDEAYLDVTKPKKGPLSATLIAKAIRQEIFEQTGLTASAGVSFNKFLAKVASDVNKPNGMKVITRDEASDFIANLKVKDFHGVGKKGAARMEKMGFRTGADLVPLTELEMATRFGKFGRKLYQIVNNLDSRPVNPSRNRKSVGAERTYSENVETRAVMREKLDWLAEKIFHYLTERQNFGRTLTLKMKTPDFIIHTRSRSFGGEIRTLKALKEAAYDLLDENIEEVPVVRLLGLSVSNLEREGGMGVQLLLPFEEEE, encoded by the coding sequence ATGAAATGGAAGCGAAAAGCAAATCGGCTGCCCCCTACTAGCGAGCGCAAGATCATCCACGTTGACATGGATGCCTTCTTCGCCAGCGTGGAGCAACTCGACAACCCCGAGTTGCGCGGCAAACCCGTTGCCGTCGGCGGCTCCAAGATGAGGGGCGTCGTCGCGGCGGCCAGCTACGAGGCGCGCGTCTACGGTGTCCGCTCCGCCATGCCGAGCATCACCGCAAAGCGCCTTTGCCCCAGTCTCATTTTCGTAAAGGGCAACTTCCCCCGCTACAAGGAGGTGTCCGCGCAAATTCGGGAGATCTTCCTTTCCTACACCGACCTCGTCGAACCTCTTTCACTGGACGAGGCCTACCTCGACGTCACCAAACCCAAGAAAGGCCCGCTCTCCGCCACCCTGATCGCAAAGGCCATCCGTCAGGAGATCTTCGAGCAGACCGGGCTGACGGCCTCCGCCGGCGTCAGCTTTAACAAGTTCTTGGCCAAGGTGGCCTCCGACGTCAACAAGCCCAACGGGATGAAGGTCATCACTCGGGATGAAGCCTCCGACTTCATCGCCAACCTGAAGGTGAAGGACTTCCACGGCGTCGGTAAAAAGGGCGCAGCGCGGATGGAAAAAATGGGTTTCCGCACGGGCGCCGACCTCGTCCCCCTCACCGAACTCGAGATGGCCACCCGCTTCGGGAAGTTTGGCCGCAAGCTCTATCAGATCGTCAACAACCTGGATAGCCGGCCCGTCAATCCCAGCCGCAACCGGAAGTCCGTGGGCGCCGAACGCACCTACTCCGAAAACGTCGAAACCCGCGCCGTCATGCGCGAAAAGCTGGACTGGCTGGCGGAAAAGATCTTCCACTACCTCACCGAACGCCAGAATTTCGGCCGCACCCTAACCCTCAAGATGAAGACGCCGGACTTCATCATCCACACCCGTTCCCGCAGCTTTGGCGGGGAGATCCGCACCCTCAAAGCCCTGAAGGAAGCCGCCTACGATTTACTGGATGAGAACATTGAGGAAGTGCCCGTCGTCCGCCTACTCGGCCTTTCCGTTTCTAATCTGGAGCGGGAAGGAGGGATGGGGGTGCAGTTGTTGTTGCCATTTGAGGAAGAAGAATAA